From Candidatus Beckwithbacteria bacterium:
ATGCCTTCGATCATAATAAAGACAAATCGACCGCCATCTAAAGCCGGTAGCGGTAAGATATTTACCACTGCTAAATTGATCGATAAAATCCCGATAAACTTGATCAGCGGCAAAATCCCTTGTTCGGCTACTGTTGAGGTAATTTGATAAATTCCCACTGGGCCAGTAACTTCCGGAGTTGCTCCTTTGAAAATACCACTTACCATCGTTCCCAATCCTTCAAGCATCATTTTAGTCCAAGCATACGTTTCTTGGACTCCTACCCAAACACCCCGAAACGGCATCTGCCAAGCTGGATAAAAAACATTGTCATAATTGGAAACCAGTACTCCCACTGCTCCTTCTTCTGGTGGATAGGAAGTCCGAGGAGTAACTGGGATTTGTAAGGTTTTATGATCACGTTCTAAAGTAACAGTAACTTGAACCCCTTTTTTATCTTTCAGATAATCAACAAAATCTGATGTTTGATCCATAGCAATACCATCAATAGCCAATACTCTATCACCTTCGGAAACCCCAGCAGCTTGAGCTGGAGAATTGGCAGCTATACCTTGAACTGTAATATAGTCAACTTCTTGAGGAATACCAACGGTTGAGTAAATTAAAGAAAAACAGAAAACACCTAAAAGCAAATTCATCGCAACACCAGCTAAAATAACCAGTGACCGCTGTCGTTTGCTTTTGTGATAAAAAGCTCTTTTGGAAAGTTTGGCTGATAGTTTTTGTTTAGAGTCCATTTGCCCTTCTTCTTCACCAAACATCCGGACAAAACCGCCAAATGGCAACCAGTTTAAAGAGTAAATAGTTTCGCCAATTTTTTTACCCACTGCTCTTGGCGGATACCCAAACCCAAACTCTTCAACTTTAATACCAACCAGTTTGGCTGCCACAAAATGACCTAGTTCATGAATCAAAACTACAATAGAAAGAACAATAAGAAAAATAATGATTGATGGAATCATGACAGTTTATAATCAATCGCCAATTACCAATAAATATGATTGGAAAATTGAGAATTGAGAATCTTAGACTTGCATTAATTCTTCTTCTTTGGCTTTGGCTAAGCCATCAATGTTAGCAATAATATCGTCGGTAATTTTCTGTAATTGCTCAATATCATTATGAATATCATCTTCACTCACTCCAGCCTGATCTTTTTGAGCTTCAATATCACTTTTAGCTTGTCTGCGTTCATTACGTACCATTGCTCGGTGTGATTCGGCTTTTTGGTGAACCAGTTTGACAAATTCCTGACGTCTTTCTTCTGTCAGTGGTGGAATATTAATCCGGATAATATCGCCATCAACCACCGGATTGAGTCTGGCCTCCGAAGCTGCTAATCCCTTTTCCATATCTTTTAGAACACTCTTGTCCCAAGGTGAAATTATAATATGATTGGCATCAGGCGCTGAGATTGAAGCTAGTTCGCGCACTTCCATCCAAGTGCCGCCATATACACTTACTTTGATATGCTCGACTAGACTGGGTTTTGCCCGACCGGTTTTCATAGTCGCTAAATCATCAGTCAAAAGTTGAACAACTTTTTCAGCTTTTTCTTGGAAGCTTGTCAAAATAGGATTCATAAGTATAACTAAAAATCAAAGTTGTAAAGTTAGAGCGATAAATTTTGATTTAAAATATATAAGATGCCAACTTTTAAACTAGACTTTTAAGTTTGGTTTTATCTTATCAGGTTGCTCTGTTTTTGTAAAAAGAATTTTATGTTATATTTTAAATATTATAAATATTTATTCATGAAAGGTATTTTCTATGAGTGAATTTACATCAGGTGTCCCAGAAATAGAAAGTGTGCCAGCAGCTCCCCAAATACAAACTTCAGAACAAACTGGAAATGATAGAGATCAGCTTTTTGGACCAGATGGCAAGCCGCAATGGGAAAACGTATTGAAATGGATGACAAGTCCCAGCACTTTTAGACAAATGGCAGAAGAAATAAGAGGTGCAATTGAAGATCCGGTCAAAAGAAAAGAAATGACTGAAAGTTTAGCTCACTTTGGAGCAGATCTGTTTGCACTATTAGGGGAAATAGCTAATGAATTTCCCCTCTCTTCAAAAAAAGAGGATAAGGAAATACCAAATCAACAACAATAATCTTTTTTAAACAAAGTCTCTAGGAGAGATAATAATAAGCACACTTTTCTGGTGTGCTTATTATATTTATTTAAAAATTAAGTATTAAATTGCCAATCGTTTAAACTCAATTATTTGAATATTTTCTCCTAGTTTGGCAATAGCTTCTTTGATAAGATCATCAATCGTTTTTTTACTGTCCCGAATATAGCTTTGAGCTAAAAGCTGCTTAACATCTTTTGGCTCCATCGAAGCAATCTGCATTGCAATTTCAGAAGCCAAGGTTTGAAATTCAGAAGTTTTAGCTACAAAATCGGTTTCACAACCTAGTTTAACTAAAGCTCCAATTTGACCGCCAGCATGGATATAAGCCGTTACCAAACCATCGCCAGTTTCCCGATCAGCTTTTTTGGCAGCTTTATCTAAACCTTTTTTTCTAAGCCAATCTTTAGCTTTGGCAATATCACCATTACTTTCAGTTAGAGCTTGGCGAACTTCCATCACTCCAGCCTTGGTCTGGGCTCGTAATTTTTTGATTTGATCAACAGAAATGCTCATATGCTCTTGTCATCTTGAGTTTTGAGTTTATCGAAGAACGAAAGATCTTATCAATAAGATTTCTCGAC
This genomic window contains:
- the tsf gene encoding translation elongation factor Ts, with amino-acid sequence MSISVDQIKKLRAQTKAGVMEVRQALTESNGDIAKAKDWLRKKGLDKAAKKADRETGDGLVTAYIHAGGQIGALVKLGCETDFVAKTSEFQTLASEIAMQIASMEPKDVKQLLAQSYIRDSKKTIDDLIKEAIAKLGENIQIIEFKRLAI
- the rseP gene encoding RIP metalloprotease RseP, with the translated sequence MIPSIIIFLIVLSIVVLIHELGHFVAAKLVGIKVEEFGFGYPPRAVGKKIGETIYSLNWLPFGGFVRMFGEEEGQMDSKQKLSAKLSKRAFYHKSKRQRSLVILAGVAMNLLLGVFCFSLIYSTVGIPQEVDYITVQGIAANSPAQAAGVSEGDRVLAIDGIAMDQTSDFVDYLKDKKGVQVTVTLERDHKTLQIPVTPRTSYPPEEGAVGVLVSNYDNVFYPAWQMPFRGVWVGVQETYAWTKMMLEGLGTMVSGIFKGATPEVTGPVGIYQITSTVAEQGILPLIKFIGILSINLAVVNILPLPALDGGRFVFIMIEGIIGRKIKPAIEAYINMAGMAVLIGLMVLVTIGDVIRLIRG
- the frr gene encoding ribosome recycling factor; the encoded protein is MNPILTSFQEKAEKVVQLLTDDLATMKTGRAKPSLVEHIKVSVYGGTWMEVRELASISAPDANHIIISPWDKSVLKDMEKGLAASEARLNPVVDGDIIRINIPPLTEERRQEFVKLVHQKAESHRAMVRNERRQAKSDIEAQKDQAGVSEDDIHNDIEQLQKITDDIIANIDGLAKAKEEELMQV